The sequence below is a genomic window from Hippocampus zosterae strain Florida chromosome 15, ASM2543408v3, whole genome shotgun sequence.
AATAACATGATCAAATCAGTAGTAACTTGTTCTCACATATAAAAGCAACGTTAAGGGATTATAGTACATTTCCAGGTGTATCACTCAACTttgtacaaacccaattccaatgaagttgggatgttctcttaaacatgaataaaaacagaatacaatgatttgcaaatcatggcccacctatatttaattgaatccaCTTCAAAGACAatgtatttcatgttcaaactgacacaatttgtttttagcaaatgatCATTAACTTGGGATTTTATGGCCGcaacaccttccaaaaacacaaGTGGCAAAAGAAACGGAGAAAGTTGATGAAAGGTCagcaaacacctgtttggaacatgtcataggtgaacaggctaaccgGGAACAGGCGGGTGCCGTGACCGCATCTAAAAAGGAGCTACCTGAAACAACCTCAGTTGTTCCCAAGTAGAGATGGGATGAGGTCCACCTCTTTGTGAACGGCCCAGGAATCTGGGATTGCGTCATCTACGGTCCATATAGCGTCAAAAGATTCAGATAATCTGGAAACATCACTGCATGTCAGCGGCATGACCGGAAATCAACATTGATTGCCTTTGCCATTCGATCCCTCAGACGGCACTGCCTGAAAAACCGACATCAATGTGGAAAGGATATCACCAGAtgggctcagaaaaaaaaaactttagaaaGCTAAAGCATCTCTGGACAAAGTGGAAAAGggtgctgtggtctgacgagtccactttgcaatttttggggggaatgttGAGTAACTGTTATGGATACAAAGCTCAAAATCGTCTGTGATGGTCTTGGGCTGTCTTAGTGCCAATGGCATGGGTACCTTACACttctgtgaaggcaccattaatgCCGAAAGGGACATGAaagttttggagaaacatatgctgccatccaagtCACATCTTTTTTAAGGACACCTTtgattatttcagcaagacaatgccaaatcACCTTTCCACACGTGTTACAAGAGCGCGGCTTCATAGTAAGAGTGCGGGTACTAGACTGGcccgcctgcagtccagacctgtctcccaatGAAAACGCATGGCTGATATATGAACCACAAAATACACAAACGGAGGCCCCGGACTGTTGAACAGATGAAGTtgaacatcaagcaagaatgggaaagaattccacctacaaagcttcaacaatgagTGTCCTCGATTGCCAAACGTTCATTGAatgttgtgaaaagaaaaggtgatgtaacgcagtggtaaacatgaccctgtccCAACTTGATgggaatgtgttgcagccataaaattcaaagttaattattatttactaaaaatataaatataaaaatatttgctAGATTATATCTCAATGGCCCACATTTGTGGGAGtaccagtactttttttttttggtattgcgTGCTATAGGAATATAGATTGTCTTTATTGCctgtctttaaaaacaaaagtgattgGGGATTgttggtggctttttttttttttgctttgttcacTCTCCATCTGGCCTGAAGCAGTTTTAGTCCAACTTAGGCTCTTGCGGTTGATGATCCTCAGCGTCCCCATGCTCGCATTGATGAGCATGAGTCTCCTCTCTGGACTGATCTTCAGTTTCCTGAAAGGGTGACTCATGGATTTGGGACTCACCTGGATGCCCATCAGTCGCAGGCAGACATGGTTGTTGTTCATCGTACTGCTCCAATGGGTCTATGCAGTGAGATAGCGCACCTAGTGGTGGACTGTGGCTATGACGGGACTCGCAGAGGGAGCCTGCGATGTCAGTGGCGTTGAGGTCACAATGCTCTTTGACTGAAACGGCGGAATCGGACTGACTGCTCCTGAGAGCAGAAGTGAGATCCACGGAGGCCGGGGAGTTGTGCTCTTGATCGATAATCCCTTTGGAAGAATGCAGTTCACTTCCATCTAGCGCCTCTGCAGAATCAGAATTCAAATAGTTACTGGAAAAGTACTGTTAACACATATTCCAACAGTTTCTTAGCTTCATTTActacattttgccattttctttgCTGTGGATTTGCTTTGGTGTGTCTCACAGGCTACTCCTATCTCATGTAAATATTACTTCAATCATACTTTGTTCTTCTTACACACTGCATCAAACAATCCTTCAGCCATATCTTCGGTTTGCATACGCTACCCTCAAGACCCCGCCCGACAATAACAGTTTGTTGCATCCTAACTTACCAACACCGAAGATCTCGTCCTCTTTGTCACAGTTCATTGCAAGGGAAGTGTTGTCCATGTCGACAGACGACATGGACAGATCCAGCTTGTCTATCAAATCAGCAGTTACGGGACTCGTGGCGGCCATTTCAGAATCAGGCGAGCCTGTAAAGACGATTGCAACTACTCGAACATTCGAAAGAAGTCTCACACGAGGGTTTCTTGACTCAACTCACTGTGATCCCTGACACTCTCCATTGGTGGAGGAAGAGAAACATCCTGGAAGGTGACCTGTCTCGAGTCTAACAATTCATCGCTTTGGCTTGAAGGTGCCATCAAGGGTGCCTAACATCACACAAAGAGGTTCTAGTATCGATCACGACCACGTCATACGACTTTGTATTGAGCATGAATGAACCAAGCAGTTCATGTATTGGAGAGAAGCTCGTTTTCTTGTCGGTGGTCTGTCTACCTCTGTGAAGCCGTGGTTCGGCACCTCTGGGGGTGGCCTCTCATCGGGAGCAGGGGCCTCGGGGCTCTTTGGCATCGATATGTCAGAACGTGCAGGGATTCGGTGCAGGTAACCATATCCAATGCCGCAACCTAAACTAAAAGTCGGAATCAGTAAAAGCAACAAAGTCATGATGAACTAGTGCTCATCAAGGAGATGTTGCATCAAGGAACCAAATGAGCGTTGCTTCCATGGAGAATTAAGTTATAAATCTTTTGTGAAACTTCGGATTCAGGTGAGATACAGAGTTCATAAAGCCCTCTCAATGGATGAAATGATAGAA
It includes:
- the LOC127616898 gene encoding Golgi reassembly-stacking protein 1-like, coding for MGLTQSSEVSDGGTYGYHVHGVQPNSPAEKCGLQPFFDFILSLDHKRLNVENDLLKEVLKANMEKVVSMEVYSTKSMMIRELEVTPSNMWNGQGLLGASVRFCSFQGANENVWHVLDVEASSPAAQAGLHPHTDYIVGADHLLQDSEDFFSLIEANEGKQVKLLVYSALTDNCREVVVTPNGAWGGEGSLGCGIGYGYLHRIPARSDISMPKSPEAPAPDERPPPEVPNHGFTEAPLMAPSSQSDELLDSRQVTFQDVSLPPPMESVRDHSSPDSEMAATSPVTADLIDKLDLSMSSVDMDNTSLAMNCDKEDEIFGVEALDGSELHSSKGIIDQEHNSPASVDLTSALRSSQSDSAVSVKEHCDLNATDIAGSLCESRHSHSPPLGALSHCIDPLEQYDEQQPCLPATDGHPGESQIHESPFQETEDQSREETHAHQCEHGDAEDHQPQEPKLD